One genomic window of [Clostridium] scindens ATCC 35704 includes the following:
- a CDS encoding ABC transporter ATP-binding protein — translation MTAILRTNHLTKRYNNRAVVNDLSMTIHEGDIYGFIGKNGAGKTTLIRMITGLASPSDGNILLFGSPELKEGRSAIGTVIESPAFYPGMTARQNLIVQCKLQGIRDESQADAILTLVGLDDTGHKKAKDFSLGMRQRLAIAIALIGSPRLLILDEPTNGLDPEGIKEVRELILKLNRDRKITVLISSHILGELSKFATRYGIIHHGKLIEEFTENQLWERCSSKDGTRQMDLEDYFLSRIGGR, via the coding sequence ATGACTGCAATATTAAGAACCAATCATCTGACCAAACGATATAATAACCGGGCGGTCGTAAATGACCTGTCCATGACGATCCATGAAGGAGATATCTATGGTTTCATCGGCAAGAACGGCGCGGGCAAGACCACCCTCATCCGTATGATTACCGGACTTGCATCTCCCAGCGACGGAAATATCCTGCTGTTCGGAAGTCCCGAACTTAAGGAAGGCCGCTCAGCCATCGGAACCGTCATCGAATCTCCCGCCTTTTATCCGGGTATGACCGCAAGGCAGAACCTTATTGTCCAGTGCAAACTGCAAGGCATCCGTGACGAATCCCAGGCAGATGCCATTCTGACTCTGGTGGGGCTTGATGATACCGGACATAAGAAAGCCAAAGACTTCTCTCTGGGAATGCGCCAAAGGCTTGCAATCGCCATTGCCCTGATTGGAAGTCCCAGACTTCTGATACTGGATGAGCCAACCAACGGTCTGGATCCGGAAGGAATCAAAGAGGTGCGCGAATTAATCCTGAAACTGAACCGGGATCGTAAAATCACCGTATTGATTTCCTCCCACATCCTGGGAGAACTGTCAAAATTCGCGACTCGCTATGGCATCATCCATCACGGAAAGTTAATTGAAGAATTTACGGAAAATCAACTGTGGGAACGCTGCAGTTCCAAAGACGGTACCAGGCAGATGGACCTGGAAGATTATTTCTTAAGCAGAATAGGAGGAAGATAG
- a CDS encoding ABC transporter permease subunit → MLNLLKSDFYKLGKARYFWVCLILTAALAAGTVFLMDFAYKMAGEQMTQQVEQKQQAMDENGINVTTEGVPASREELSASRQMVTFFAGNTTLILAVLISLFVGSEFNHGTIKNIASKNYGRSQIYASKLAAGVLCGILFTFIYAAVSMAAATILWGFGDVNAGFWPDALKSVGLELLLTSAFVSIFVMFSMLIRQNGGSLAANICFLEFVSLIVMLGEMLIKKISGKEIILSNYLIDTNMNAITAGLNKAIAVRSLCVAFGFFLAAMLIGMLSFQKRDIK, encoded by the coding sequence ATGCTGAACTTACTAAAAAGCGATTTCTACAAACTCGGGAAGGCAAGATACTTCTGGGTATGCCTGATCCTTACCGCGGCCCTGGCTGCAGGGACCGTCTTCTTAATGGACTTTGCCTATAAGATGGCCGGGGAGCAGATGACCCAGCAAGTGGAACAAAAGCAGCAGGCCATGGATGAAAACGGAATCAACGTGACTACCGAGGGCGTTCCGGCAAGCCGCGAGGAACTGTCAGCCTCCCGTCAGATGGTAACCTTTTTTGCAGGCAATACCACGCTGATCCTAGCAGTTCTCATCTCTCTTTTCGTAGGCAGCGAATTCAATCACGGTACCATCAAGAACATTGCCTCCAAGAATTATGGCCGCTCCCAGATCTATGCTTCCAAACTGGCTGCCGGCGTTCTCTGCGGAATCCTGTTCACCTTTATCTATGCTGCTGTCTCTATGGCTGCGGCAACTATCCTGTGGGGATTCGGGGATGTGAACGCAGGCTTCTGGCCGGATGCCCTTAAGTCTGTCGGACTGGAACTATTGCTGACAAGTGCCTTTGTATCTATCTTCGTAATGTTCAGCATGCTGATCCGCCAGAATGGAGGCTCGCTTGCCGCTAATATTTGTTTTCTGGAGTTTGTGTCGCTGATCGTGATGCTGGGAGAGATGCTGATCAAAAAGATCAGTGGAAAAGAAATTATCCTGAGCAATTATCTGATTGACACGAATATGAACGCCATCACGGCAGGCCTTAATAAAGCCATCGCTGTACGAAGCCTGTGCGTGGCTTTTGGCTTTTTCCTGGCTGCCATGCTGATTGGAATGTTAAGTTTCCAGAAGCGCGACATCAAATAA
- a CDS encoding helix-turn-helix domain-containing protein translates to MKINEMIRTRRKEMNLTQEQVASRLGVSAPAVHKWETGNSYPDITLLPALARLLGTDLNTLLSFQEDLSRQEVDQFCADLCQMIEAKGFAAGFEAAMDRTAQYPNCDALAYLAAATLEGCLYLLSAEDAGPYQKRIEALYERASHGDDATIRGLARSMIISKSMARGEYERAQELLDEDKEISKSLFHHVFLQSNLYLQQDRLEEASELLERELLGSAGNIQSTLLMMLDIALKEQDMHAASYIAQVSEQTAHLYDLWSYNSYVAGFQLAVSARDESETLRYLQKLLEASQTSWDISASPLYRHLPENGGAFLKDHFPAGLANSMKTDECLTFLHDNPKFWELVKKYAND, encoded by the coding sequence ATGAAAATTAATGAAATGATACGTACCAGACGCAAGGAAATGAATCTGACCCAGGAGCAGGTGGCTTCCCGCCTTGGCGTGTCCGCTCCGGCCGTCCACAAGTGGGAAACGGGGAACTCTTATCCGGACATCACCCTGCTTCCTGCCCTGGCAAGACTTTTGGGCACGGACCTTAATACCCTGCTCTCCTTTCAGGAGGATCTAAGCAGGCAGGAGGTGGATCAGTTCTGCGCTGATCTTTGCCAGATGATTGAGGCGAAAGGGTTCGCGGCCGGCTTTGAGGCTGCTATGGATAGGACTGCCCAGTATCCCAACTGCGATGCCCTGGCTTACCTTGCTGCTGCCACGCTGGAAGGCTGCCTATATCTATTGTCTGCTGAAGATGCCGGACCATACCAGAAACGCATAGAAGCACTTTACGAACGGGCTTCTCACGGTGATGATGCAACGATACGGGGCCTGGCCAGATCCATGATCATCAGCAAATCCATGGCCCGTGGAGAGTATGAAAGGGCGCAGGAACTGCTGGATGAGGACAAAGAAATTTCAAAATCGCTCTTCCATCATGTATTTCTGCAAAGCAATCTCTACCTTCAGCAGGACAGGCTCGAAGAAGCTTCCGAACTGCTGGAGCGGGAATTGCTCGGCAGCGCCGGCAACATCCAGTCAACGCTTCTCATGATGCTGGACATTGCGCTAAAGGAACAGGATATGCACGCAGCTTCTTATATAGCCCAAGTCTCTGAACAGACCGCTCATCTATATGACCTCTGGTCCTATAACTCCTATGTGGCAGGCTTCCAGCTGGCCGTATCGGCAAGAGATGAATCGGAAACGCTAAGATATCTCCAAAAACTTTTAGAAGCGTCTCAAACCAGCTGGGATATAAGTGCCTCCCCGCTATACCGCCACCTGCCGGAAAATGGAGGGGCATTCCTGAAGGACCACTTCCCCGCAGGCCTGGCAAACTCCATGAAAACAGATGAATGCCTAACGTTTCTCCACGACAATCCAAAATTCTGGGAACTGGTCAAAAAGTATGCTAATGATTAG
- a CDS encoding Crp/Fnr family transcriptional regulator — protein MKNDIKILQMSPLFTGVNEQDMEEMISCLDGQMKTYGKNERILTEAETLKKVGVILKGCVQVENEDVFGNRNIQEMLEPGELFGAAYACAGIKNSPVSITSISESKVLFLEAGRILSVCPTACPFHQKMVENMVYILARKNVMLSEKIGHISKRSTREKLLSYLSSQSKKAGSRHFFIPFNRQELADYLCVERSAMSAELSKLRGEGLLDYKKFEFWLYGQD, from the coding sequence ATGAAAAATGACATAAAAATTTTACAGATGTCTCCGTTATTTACAGGGGTAAACGAGCAGGACATGGAAGAGATGATATCCTGCCTGGACGGACAGATGAAGACATATGGAAAAAATGAGCGGATCCTTACAGAAGCAGAGACGCTTAAGAAGGTAGGGGTAATCCTAAAGGGGTGCGTGCAGGTGGAGAATGAAGATGTATTCGGAAACCGGAATATTCAGGAGATGCTGGAGCCGGGCGAACTATTCGGCGCAGCGTATGCCTGTGCGGGCATAAAGAACAGCCCGGTCAGCATCACTTCCATATCTGAGAGCAAGGTGCTCTTTCTCGAGGCTGGCCGCATCCTTTCCGTCTGCCCGACGGCCTGCCCCTTTCATCAGAAGATGGTTGAGAACATGGTATATATTCTGGCAAGAAAGAATGTGATGCTCAGTGAGAAGATTGGCCATATCTCAAAAAGGAGTACGCGGGAAAAATTGCTGTCTTATCTGTCGTCACAGTCCAAAAAGGCTGGAAGCCGGCACTTCTTTATTCCATTTAACAGGCAGGAACTGGCAGATTATCTCTGTGTAGAAAGAAGCGCCATGTCTGCGGAACTTAGCAAGTTAAGAGGCGAGGGCCTCCTGGATTATAAGAAGTTCGAATTCTGGCTGTACGGCCAGGACTAA
- a CDS encoding ATP-binding protein: MIRKIIRIDEEKCNGCGACADACHEGAIQMIGGKARLTREDYCDGLGDCLPACPANAITFEEREAPAYDQAAVKEHLAKTQNQWPVQLKLVPTQAPYFDDSDLLIAADCTAYAYADFHRQFSKNRITLIGCPKLDAVDYTEKLAEILKSNDIRSLTVVRMEVPCCGGIEYAAKEALKASGRSIPCQVVTIGINGTIL; this comes from the coding sequence ATGATCAGAAAAATCATTCGAATAGATGAAGAGAAATGTAATGGATGCGGCGCCTGCGCAGATGCCTGCCACGAGGGCGCGATCCAGATGATAGGCGGGAAAGCCCGTCTGACCCGCGAGGACTACTGCGACGGCCTTGGAGATTGCCTGCCGGCCTGTCCCGCGAACGCCATCACCTTTGAAGAGAGGGAAGCCCCGGCCTACGATCAGGCAGCCGTAAAAGAACATCTGGCGAAGACCCAGAACCAATGGCCCGTACAGCTCAAACTAGTTCCCACCCAGGCTCCTTATTTTGACGACTCGGATCTGCTGATTGCAGCCGACTGCACCGCCTATGCTTATGCTGACTTCCATAGGCAGTTTAGTAAAAACCGGATTACCTTGATCGGCTGCCCCAAGCTGGATGCCGTCGATTATACGGAAAAACTTGCCGAAATCCTGAAATCCAATGACATTCGAAGCCTTACCGTCGTGCGCATGGAAGTCCCCTGCTGCGGCGGCATCGAATACGCCGCAAAAGAGGCGCTTAAGGCAAGCGGCAGATCCATCCCCTGCCAAGTAGTCACCATCGGGATCAATGGCACGATCCTCTAG
- a CDS encoding metal-sensing transcriptional repressor translates to MEHTEKEQMTPHSHEDGLEDHQLKHHGHVHSQQEKKAVINRLSKAIGHLESVKRMVEKDADCSDVLIQLAAVRSAINNTGKVVLKNHMNHCIVEAVEENDLEAIERLNQAIDKFMK, encoded by the coding sequence ATGGAACATACAGAGAAAGAGCAGATGACGCCCCACAGCCATGAGGATGGACTGGAAGATCATCAGCTTAAGCACCATGGCCATGTGCATAGCCAGCAGGAAAAGAAGGCGGTCATCAATCGCCTGTCAAAAGCCATCGGCCACCTGGAATCCGTAAAACGGATGGTAGAGAAGGATGCCGACTGCAGCGACGTGCTGATTCAGCTGGCAGCAGTGCGCTCGGCCATCAATAATACGGGCAAGGTGGTCTTAAAGAACCACATGAACCACTGCATCGTGGAAGCGGTGGAAGAAAATGACCTGGAAGCCATTGAGCGGCTGAACCAGGCCATAGACAAATTCATGAAATAA
- a CDS encoding replication-associated recombination protein A, with product MDLFDYVREKNLDKEAPLASRLRPSTLEEVVGQQHIIGKDKLLYRAIKADKLSSIIFYGPPGTGKTTLAKVIANTTSAVFTQINATVAGKKDMEEVVGRAKETLGMYQKKTILFVDEIHRFNKSQQDYLLPFVEDGTIILIGATTENPYFEVNGALISRSSIFELHPLDKEDIKTVIRRAVYDVEKGMGSYDAVIEEDALEFLADISGGDARNALNAVELGILTTERSDDGKIHITLPVASECIQKRVVRYDKTGDNHYDTISAFIKSMRGSDPDAAVYYLAKMLYAGEDIKFIARRIMICASEDVGNADPMALTVAVSAAQAVERIGMPEAQIILSQAVLYVATAPKSNSATNAIFGAMENVKSQKTSVPAHLQDAHYKGSKNLGHGIGYKYAHDYPHHYVKQQYLPEEIKDARFYEPGDMGQEKEIKRWMEYLKKG from the coding sequence ATGGATTTATTTGACTACGTTAGAGAAAAGAATTTGGACAAGGAAGCGCCGCTGGCTTCCAGGCTGCGACCGTCCACGCTGGAAGAGGTGGTGGGGCAGCAGCATATAATAGGAAAAGACAAGCTGCTTTACCGTGCGATCAAGGCGGACAAGTTAAGTTCTATCATATTTTACGGACCGCCGGGAACCGGGAAGACGACGCTTGCCAAGGTGATCGCCAATACTACCAGCGCCGTGTTTACCCAGATCAATGCCACGGTTGCCGGGAAAAAGGACATGGAGGAAGTGGTGGGCCGGGCCAAAGAAACCTTGGGCATGTACCAGAAGAAAACCATCCTTTTCGTGGATGAGATTCACCGGTTTAATAAAAGCCAGCAGGATTATCTGCTCCCATTCGTGGAAGACGGGACCATTATTTTAATAGGCGCAACCACTGAGAATCCATATTTTGAGGTAAACGGCGCATTGATCTCCCGCTCCAGCATCTTTGAATTGCATCCTCTGGACAAGGAAGATATCAAGACGGTGATCCGCCGCGCGGTCTATGACGTCGAAAAGGGCATGGGCAGTTACGATGCGGTGATCGAGGAAGACGCGCTGGAATTTCTGGCTGACATCTCGGGCGGAGACGCAAGAAATGCGTTGAATGCCGTTGAATTGGGGATTCTTACCACAGAAAGGAGCGATGACGGAAAGATTCATATCACGCTCCCTGTGGCATCGGAGTGCATCCAGAAAAGGGTAGTCCGCTACGATAAGACAGGAGACAACCACTATGATACCATCTCCGCATTTATCAAGAGCATGCGGGGGTCTGACCCGGATGCTGCCGTATACTATCTTGCGAAGATGCTGTATGCGGGAGAAGATATCAAGTTCATCGCAAGGAGGATTATGATCTGCGCTTCCGAGGATGTGGGAAATGCAGACCCCATGGCGCTAACTGTGGCGGTGTCCGCGGCACAGGCAGTAGAGCGGATTGGAATGCCGGAAGCGCAGATCATTCTGTCCCAGGCAGTCTTATACGTGGCAACCGCGCCTAAGAGCAATTCGGCCACCAATGCGATCTTCGGGGCTATGGAAAACGTAAAGAGCCAGAAGACCAGCGTACCGGCCCATCTTCAGGATGCTCATTATAAAGGGTCTAAGAATCTGGGCCACGGCATCGGCTATAAGTATGCCCATGATTATCCCCACCACTATGTGAAGCAGCAGTATCTTCCCGAAGAGATCAAGGATGCCAGGTTCTATGAGCCAGGGGACATGGGGCAGGAAAAAGAGATCAAAAGGTGGATGGAGTATTTGAAAAAAGGATAG
- a CDS encoding tRNA threonylcarbamoyladenosine dehydratase, translated as MINEFSRTERLIGEEGLRKLRRTCIMVLGVGGVGSHCIEALARSGVGRLILVDNDKVSLTNINRQSIAYHSTIGRYKTEVMKERIADICPETQVSTYETFILPGNLEEILKERPDYIIDAIDTVTAKIALAQKALECGIPIISSMGTGNKLHGELFEITDISKTSVCPLCKVMRKELKARGIRHLKVLYSKEMPVDVSDRETEEDAGCRRALPGSISFVPPVAGLLIAGEAIRDLLAELE; from the coding sequence ATGATAAATGAATTTTCAAGAACAGAACGATTAATTGGAGAAGAAGGACTCCGAAAGCTTCGCAGAACCTGCATCATGGTGCTTGGCGTGGGGGGCGTGGGCTCCCACTGCATAGAGGCGCTGGCAAGAAGCGGGGTTGGCAGGCTGATACTGGTAGACAATGACAAGGTCTCGCTGACCAATATCAACCGGCAGTCCATCGCTTACCACAGTACGATTGGCCGGTATAAGACGGAAGTGATGAAAGAAAGGATTGCAGATATCTGCCCGGAAACGCAGGTGTCTACCTATGAGACATTCATTCTTCCGGGGAATCTAGAAGAGATATTAAAAGAGCGGCCTGACTATATCATCGATGCCATCGATACGGTGACGGCCAAGATTGCCCTGGCACAGAAGGCATTGGAATGCGGGATCCCGATCATCAGCAGCATGGGAACCGGGAATAAGCTGCACGGCGAGTTGTTTGAGATTACTGACATCAGCAAGACCTCCGTGTGCCCGCTTTGCAAGGTGATGCGTAAAGAACTGAAAGCAAGGGGAATCCGGCATCTGAAGGTATTGTATTCCAAGGAAATGCCTGTGGATGTATCAGACCGGGAGACAGAAGAAGACGCGGGATGCCGCAGAGCCCTTCCGGGGAGCATATCCTTCGTTCCGCCGGTAGCGGGGCTTCTGATTGCAGGCGAAGCCATACGGGATCTGCTTGCAGAATTGGAATAA
- a CDS encoding polysaccharide deacetylase family protein — MERIKRHKIKILCGLLYTFCLFNLLGISMHTGQNENKPAKEAAEERAVTDAVEYVSSTMVAEAPKIAITFDDGPSVHCTGRLLDGLKERNVKATFFLIGKNAKENPELVKRLFEEGHLIGNHTYNHVDIAKVSDDEAKKEILDTDEAIFSITGKHVEYMRPPFGIWQRRLELDLEVMPVIWSIDPLDWTTENVDEIVNKVVTEAEENDIILLHDCYDSSVDAALRIVDILKEKGFEFVTVDELILD; from the coding sequence ATGGAGAGAATCAAGAGGCATAAAATAAAGATATTATGCGGGCTGCTATATACCTTCTGCCTGTTCAACCTGCTGGGAATATCCATGCATACCGGGCAGAATGAAAACAAGCCTGCAAAGGAAGCCGCAGAGGAGAGAGCCGTGACGGATGCGGTGGAGTATGTAAGTTCTACTATGGTAGCGGAGGCTCCGAAGATCGCCATTACATTCGATGACGGGCCAAGCGTCCATTGTACGGGAAGGCTCTTGGACGGACTGAAGGAAAGAAATGTAAAAGCCACTTTCTTTCTGATCGGAAAGAATGCCAAGGAAAATCCCGAACTTGTGAAACGGCTGTTTGAAGAAGGGCATCTGATCGGAAACCATACATACAACCATGTGGATATCGCCAAGGTATCGGACGACGAGGCTAAAAAAGAGATCCTGGATACGGATGAGGCAATCTTCTCAATTACGGGAAAGCATGTGGAATACATGAGGCCGCCTTTTGGGATATGGCAGCGCAGGCTGGAATTAGACCTGGAAGTGATGCCGGTCATATGGAGCATAGATCCGCTGGACTGGACCACGGAGAATGTGGATGAAATTGTGAATAAAGTAGTGACGGAAGCCGAGGAAAATGATATTATTCTATTGCATGACTGTTATGATTCCAGCGTGGATGCTGCCCTTCGCATTGTAGATATCCTTAAGGAGAAGGGGTTCGAGTTTGTAACCGTGGATGAATTGATCCTGGATTAG
- a CDS encoding MATE family efflux transporter: MSDIQTKEYPERENKMGTMPVPKLLITMSLPMMISMLVQALYNIVDSMFVAQLSEDALTAVSLAFPIQTLMIAVASGTGVGINALLSRNLGEKNFEGADSAAKNGLFLGIASCIVFAVVGLLGSHFFFALQTDNQTIVKYGTEYLTIITLCSAGIFLQITFERLMQSTGKTIYNMITQGTGAIINIILDPIMIFGLFGFPRMEVAGAALATITGQVVAVSMSFYFNATRNKEINISLKGFRPHAKTIAIIYEVGVPSIIMQAIGSVMTFGMNKILLMFSSTAAAVFGVYFKLQSFIFMPVFGLNNGMIPIIAYNYGARNKKRITQAAKLSVLIAVTIMIIGLIIFQTCSGFLLKNLFDASENMLSIGVPALRIISLSFLFAGYCIIVGSVFQALGNGVYSLIVSVARQLLVILPVAYLFARFFGLSMVWWSIPIAEIVSVILSTLLLRRIYRLKVKPLEG; the protein is encoded by the coding sequence ATGTCAGATATACAGACGAAAGAATATCCCGAAAGGGAAAATAAAATGGGAACCATGCCGGTTCCGAAACTATTGATCACTATGTCTCTGCCCATGATGATCTCCATGCTTGTGCAGGCACTGTACAATATTGTAGACAGCATGTTTGTTGCCCAGCTCAGCGAGGACGCCCTGACCGCAGTGTCGCTTGCCTTTCCGATTCAGACGCTGATGATCGCGGTAGCATCCGGTACTGGCGTCGGCATCAATGCGCTGCTTTCCAGGAATCTGGGAGAAAAGAATTTTGAAGGCGCTGACAGTGCTGCCAAGAATGGCCTGTTCCTTGGAATTGCAAGCTGTATCGTATTTGCCGTAGTTGGACTTCTGGGCTCCCACTTCTTCTTTGCCTTGCAGACGGATAACCAGACCATCGTCAAATATGGCACGGAATATCTTACCATCATCACGCTGTGTTCCGCAGGGATCTTCCTGCAGATTACCTTCGAGCGTCTGATGCAGTCAACCGGAAAAACCATTTACAACATGATTACCCAGGGAACCGGAGCCATCATCAATATCATCCTGGATCCCATCATGATCTTTGGACTGTTCGGCTTCCCCAGGATGGAAGTCGCCGGGGCAGCCCTGGCTACCATAACCGGACAGGTGGTGGCAGTGTCCATGTCCTTTTATTTTAATGCTACCAGGAATAAAGAGATCAATATCAGCCTGAAGGGATTCCGTCCCCACGCTAAGACCATTGCCATCATCTATGAAGTAGGCGTTCCGTCTATTATTATGCAGGCTATCGGATCTGTCATGACATTTGGAATGAATAAGATCCTGCTCATGTTTTCTTCTACGGCTGCTGCTGTATTTGGCGTGTACTTCAAGCTGCAGAGTTTTATATTCATGCCGGTATTCGGACTGAATAACGGCATGATTCCGATCATCGCCTACAATTACGGCGCCAGGAATAAGAAACGTATCACGCAGGCCGCCAAGTTAAGCGTCCTGATCGCCGTAACGATTATGATCATAGGTCTGATCATCTTCCAGACCTGCTCTGGATTCCTGCTTAAGAATCTGTTCGACGCTTCCGAGAACATGCTGTCCATCGGCGTGCCCGCGCTTCGGATCATCAGCCTCAGTTTCCTGTTTGCGGGCTACTGTATCATCGTAGGCTCTGTCTTCCAGGCGCTTGGCAACGGCGTTTACAGCCTGATCGTATCTGTTGCCAGGCAGCTCCTGGTAATCCTTCCGGTTGCCTATCTGTTTGCCAGATTTTTCGGACTTTCCATGGTATGGTGGTCCATCCCGATCGCGGAGATCGTCTCCGTTATCCTGTCCACCCTACTCCTTCGGCGCATCTACCGGCTAAAGGTAAAGCCATTGGAAGGCTGA
- a CDS encoding flavin reductase family protein, with protein MGRQVWRPGNMLYPLPAVMVSSADKEGNANILTVAWTGTVCSDPAMLYISVRPERYSYHMIKETGEFVVNLTTESLAYATDWCGVRSGKDVDKWTKMHLTKGAAEKLRYAPTIQESPVNIECKVTEVKELGTHHMFLAEVAAVQVDEAYMKKNGKFELNSTGLLTYSHGEYLSLGKPLGKFGWSVKKKR; from the coding sequence ATGGGAAGACAGGTGTGGAGGCCGGGCAATATGCTGTATCCGTTGCCCGCGGTGATGGTAAGCTCGGCGGATAAGGAAGGAAATGCCAATATATTGACGGTGGCATGGACAGGAACAGTCTGTTCAGATCCAGCCATGCTCTATATCTCCGTCAGGCCGGAGCGGTATTCCTATCACATGATCAAGGAGACCGGCGAATTCGTGGTCAACCTGACCACAGAGTCGCTGGCCTATGCTACAGACTGGTGCGGCGTCAGATCCGGGAAAGATGTAGATAAATGGACAAAGATGCATCTGACAAAAGGTGCGGCCGAGAAACTGCGCTATGCACCGACTATACAGGAAAGTCCGGTGAATATCGAATGTAAGGTGACAGAAGTGAAGGAACTGGGAACGCATCATATGTTTCTGGCAGAAGTGGCAGCCGTCCAGGTAGATGAAGCATATATGAAAAAGAACGGGAAATTCGAACTGAATTCCACAGGACTTTTGACCTATTCCCATGGAGAATACTTAAGCCTTGGGAAGCCCCTTGGGAAATTCGGATGGAGCGTGAAAAAGAAGAGATAG